Proteins encoded by one window of Rhodamnia argentea isolate NSW1041297 chromosome 6, ASM2092103v1, whole genome shotgun sequence:
- the LOC115726262 gene encoding protein NRT1/ PTR FAMILY 8.3-like isoform X1, whose protein sequence is MGSVEEERQLLEDGLSQDESYGLYTGDGSVDIKGRPVLKSNTGNWRACPFILGTECCERLAYYGIATNLVTYLIDKLHEGNVSAATNVTTWQGTCYLTPLIGAILADAYWGRYWTIAAFSTIYFIGMCTLTLSATVPALKPAECVDSVCPSATAAQYAVFFLGLYLIALGTGGIKPCVSPFGANQFDDTDPRERVKKGSFFNWFYFSVNIGALVSSTLIVWIQENIGWGLGFGIPALFMGVAIASFFSGTPLYRFQKPGGSPITRMCQVLVASFHKWKVEVPEDSSLLYETQETNSAIGGSRKIEHSNELKCLDKAAVVADAEIKSGDFSNGWRLCTVTQVEELKILIRMFPIWATGIVFSAVYAQMSTLFVEQGEMMDTTIGSFTIPAASLSTFDVISVIFWVPVYDQFIVPIVRKFTGKERGFSELQRMGIGLFISVLSMSAAAIVEIKRLQIAREFGLVDEDVAVPLSILWQAPQYFLMGAAEIFTFIGQLEFFYDQSPDAMRSLCSALSLLTTSLGSYLSSLILTIVTYVTTEGGQVGWIPDNLNEGHLDYFFWLLAGLSVLNLLVYVVCASRYKQKKAS, encoded by the exons ATGGGTTCCGTGGAGGAGGAGAGACAGCTACTAGAAGATGGTCTCTCGCAG GATGAGAGTTATGGACTGTACACCGGAGATGGTTCTGTAGACATCAAAGGAAGGCCTGTCTTGAAAAGCAACACCGGAAATTGGAGAGCGTGCCCCTTCATTTTAG GCACTGAGTGTTGTGAACGTTTGGCCTACTATGGAATCGCCACTAATCTTGTTACTTACCTCATCGACAAACTGCATGAGGGAAATGTTTCAGCCGCGACAAATGTTACCACTTGGCAAGGAACTTGCTATCTCACACCTCTAATTGGAGCTATTTTAGCCGATGCTTATTGGGGGAGATATTGGACGATAGCTGCATTTTCCACGATATACTTCATT GGCATGTGTACGTTGACTCTATCCGCGACAGTTCCTGCATTGAAGCCTGCAGAATGTGTGGACTCTGTTTGCCCTTCAGCAACAGCAGCCCAATACGCAGTATTTTTTTTAGGGCTCTATCTGATTGCCCTGGGTACTGGGGGGATTAAACCATGTGTTTCCCCTTTTGGCGCCAATCAGTTTGATGACACTGATCCTAGAGAGCGAGTGAAGAAAGGGTCTTTCTTCAActggttttatttttctgttaacATAGGCGCTCTTGTATCAAGCACTCTCATAGTATggattcaagaaaatattggttGGGGCTTAGGATTTGGTATTCCTGCACTATTTATGGGAGTTGCTATTGCCAGTTTCTTCTCAGGCACACCTCTCTATCGATTCCAGAAACCTGGGGGCAGCCCTATCACAAGGATGTGTCAGGTTTTGGTCGCATCCTTCCATAAGTGGAAAGTGGAGGTCCCTGAGGACAGTAGTCTCCTGTATGAAACACAAGAAACAAACTCTGCTATAGGAGGAAGCCGCAAAATAGAACACAGCAATGAGTTGAA ATGCCTTGATAAAGCTGCGGTAGTCGCTGATGCCGAGATCAAAAGCGGGGACTTTTCAAATGGCTGGAGGCTATGTACAGTCACTCAAGTGGAGGAGCTGAAGATTTTGATCCGTATGTTCCCAATCTGGGCCACAGGAATTGTATTTTCTGCGGTATATGCGCAGATGTCTACCTTGTTTGTGGAACAAGGGGAGATGATGGACACTACTATCGGCTCTTTCACTATTCCTGCGGCATCTTTATCCACTTTCGATGTCATAAGCGTGATTTTCTGGGTGCCTGTCTACGATCAGTTCATCGTTCCAATAGTGAGGAAATTCACAGGCAAGGAAAGAGGCTTTTCCGAGTTGCAGCGGATGGGAATTGGCCTCTTTATATCAGTTCTCAGCATGTCGGCTGCTGCCATAGTGGAAATTAAGCGTCTCCAAATTGCTAGGGAGTTCGGCTTGGTTGATGAAGATGTCGCGGTTCCCTTGAGCATCCTTTGGCAAGCACCACAGTACTTCTTGATGGGTGCTGCAGAGATATTCACTTTCATCGGGCAGCTCGAGTTCTTCTACGACCAATCGCCAGACGCCATGCGAAGCTTATGCAGCGCGCTGTCGCTTTTGACTACTTCTCTGGGGAGTTACCTGAGCTCCCTGATCTTGACGATCGTGACGTACGTCACGACCGAAGGCGGGCAGGTCGGATGGATACCCGATAACTTGAACGAGGGCCACCTCGACTACTTCTTCTGGCTTCTAGCCGGGCTCAGTGTCTTGAACTTGCTCGTCTACGTCGTTTGTGCTTCGAGGTATAAACAGAAAAAGGCCTCTTGA
- the LOC115726262 gene encoding protein NRT1/ PTR FAMILY 8.3-like isoform X2 — protein sequence MGSEEGERRPLGDGLSQDESYGLYTGDGSVDIKGRPVLKSNTGNWRACPFILGTECCERLAYYGIATNLVTYLIDKLHEGNVSAATNVTTWQGTCYLTPLIGAILADAYWGRYWTIAAFSTIYFIGMCTLTLSATVPALKPAECVDSVCPSATAAQYAVFFLGLYLIALGTGGIKPCVSPFGANQFDDTDPRERVKKGSFFNWFYFSVNIGALVSSTLIVWIQENIGWGLGFGIPALFMGVAIASFFSGTPLYRFQKPGGSPITRMCQVLVASFHKWKVEVPEDSSLLYETQETNSAIGGSRKIEHSNELKCLDKAAVVADAEIKSGDFSNGWRLCTVTQVEELKILIRMFPIWATGIVFSAVYAQMSTLFVEQGEMMDTTIGSFTIPAASLSTFDVISVIFWVPVYDQFIVPIVRKFTGKERGFSELQRMGIGLFISVLSMSAAAIVEIKRLQIAREFGLVDEDVAVPLSILWQAPQYFLMGAAEIFTFIGQLEFFYDQSPDAMRSLCSALSLLTTSLGSYLSSLILTIVTYVTTEGGQVGWIPDNLNEGHLDYFFWLLAGLSVLNLLVYVVCASRYKQKKAS from the exons GATGAGAGTTATGGACTGTACACCGGAGATGGTTCTGTAGACATCAAAGGAAGGCCTGTCTTGAAAAGCAACACCGGAAATTGGAGAGCGTGCCCCTTCATTTTAG GCACTGAGTGTTGTGAACGTTTGGCCTACTATGGAATCGCCACTAATCTTGTTACTTACCTCATCGACAAACTGCATGAGGGAAATGTTTCAGCCGCGACAAATGTTACCACTTGGCAAGGAACTTGCTATCTCACACCTCTAATTGGAGCTATTTTAGCCGATGCTTATTGGGGGAGATATTGGACGATAGCTGCATTTTCCACGATATACTTCATT GGCATGTGTACGTTGACTCTATCCGCGACAGTTCCTGCATTGAAGCCTGCAGAATGTGTGGACTCTGTTTGCCCTTCAGCAACAGCAGCCCAATACGCAGTATTTTTTTTAGGGCTCTATCTGATTGCCCTGGGTACTGGGGGGATTAAACCATGTGTTTCCCCTTTTGGCGCCAATCAGTTTGATGACACTGATCCTAGAGAGCGAGTGAAGAAAGGGTCTTTCTTCAActggttttatttttctgttaacATAGGCGCTCTTGTATCAAGCACTCTCATAGTATggattcaagaaaatattggttGGGGCTTAGGATTTGGTATTCCTGCACTATTTATGGGAGTTGCTATTGCCAGTTTCTTCTCAGGCACACCTCTCTATCGATTCCAGAAACCTGGGGGCAGCCCTATCACAAGGATGTGTCAGGTTTTGGTCGCATCCTTCCATAAGTGGAAAGTGGAGGTCCCTGAGGACAGTAGTCTCCTGTATGAAACACAAGAAACAAACTCTGCTATAGGAGGAAGCCGCAAAATAGAACACAGCAATGAGTTGAA ATGCCTTGATAAAGCTGCGGTAGTCGCTGATGCCGAGATCAAAAGCGGGGACTTTTCAAATGGCTGGAGGCTATGTACAGTCACTCAAGTGGAGGAGCTGAAGATTTTGATCCGTATGTTCCCAATCTGGGCCACAGGAATTGTATTTTCTGCGGTATATGCGCAGATGTCTACCTTGTTTGTGGAACAAGGGGAGATGATGGACACTACTATCGGCTCTTTCACTATTCCTGCGGCATCTTTATCCACTTTCGATGTCATAAGCGTGATTTTCTGGGTGCCTGTCTACGATCAGTTCATCGTTCCAATAGTGAGGAAATTCACAGGCAAGGAAAGAGGCTTTTCCGAGTTGCAGCGGATGGGAATTGGCCTCTTTATATCAGTTCTCAGCATGTCGGCTGCTGCCATAGTGGAAATTAAGCGTCTCCAAATTGCTAGGGAGTTCGGCTTGGTTGATGAAGATGTCGCGGTTCCCTTGAGCATCCTTTGGCAAGCACCACAGTACTTCTTGATGGGTGCTGCAGAGATATTCACTTTCATCGGGCAGCTCGAGTTCTTCTACGACCAATCGCCAGACGCCATGCGAAGCTTATGCAGCGCGCTGTCGCTTTTGACTACTTCTCTGGGGAGTTACCTGAGCTCCCTGATCTTGACGATCGTGACGTACGTCACGACCGAAGGCGGGCAGGTCGGATGGATACCCGATAACTTGAACGAGGGCCACCTCGACTACTTCTTCTGGCTTCTAGCCGGGCTCAGTGTCTTGAACTTGCTCGTCTACGTCGTTTGTGCTTCGAGGTATAAACAGAAAAAGGCCTCTTGA
- the LOC115726310 gene encoding NADH dehydrogenase [ubiquinone] 1 beta subcomplex subunit 7, with protein sequence MEVEGSSKKMIATQEEMVEARVPLAYRDQCAHLLIPLNKCRQAEYYLPWKCEVERHSYEKCEYELVMERMLKMQKIREEEAKLKQGFKQPALPLIPKPANA encoded by the coding sequence atggaggtgGAAGGATCGTCGAAGAAGATGATAGCGACGCAGGAGGAGATGGTGGAGGCGAGGGTCCCGTTGGCGTACCGAGACCAGTGCGCGCACCTGCTGATCCCGCTCAACAAGTGCCGGCAGGCCGAGTACTACCTGCCGTGGAAGTGCGAGGTGGAGCGACACTCGTACGAGAAATGCGAGTACGAGCTTGTCATGGAGAGGATGCTCAAGATGCAGAAGATCCGCGAAGAGGAGGCCAAGCTCAAACAGGGCTTCAAGCAGCCGGCCCTTCCTCTCATCCCCAAACCGGCCAATGcttag